Proteins found in one Prochlorococcus marinus XMU1405 genomic segment:
- a CDS encoding DUF4335 domain-containing protein, with translation MMQNKLSFHQSSVSLEIIGLPDYSNNENKDQISIISQWKLTIVDKPLIEGKIEHLGPIMDAFYIYSNLLIKNEIPIYESKLIDIKADNLHIHNIVLKSSKANVKPLALKIGNSLLSDTINCFDQLNESPKVRIKKTDKPTNIPKKLQFSLNKNVNFFNFFIPPFLAICSLILFSSSFIYFYSPFENIEKKELTNPE, from the coding sequence ATGATGCAAAATAAATTGTCATTTCATCAATCATCAGTAAGTCTCGAAATAATCGGCTTGCCAGATTATTCTAATAATGAAAATAAAGATCAAATATCTATAATTTCTCAATGGAAATTAACTATAGTTGATAAACCACTTATTGAAGGTAAAATTGAACATTTAGGACCTATTATGGATGCTTTTTATATTTATTCAAATCTTTTAATCAAAAACGAAATTCCAATATATGAGTCTAAATTAATCGATATAAAAGCTGATAATCTCCACATACATAATATTGTTCTCAAGAGCTCTAAAGCAAATGTAAAGCCTTTAGCTCTAAAGATTGGTAATTCATTGCTTTCAGATACCATAAATTGTTTTGATCAGTTAAATGAATCGCCAAAAGTAAGAATAAAAAAAACAGATAAACCTACTAATATTCCAAAAAAATTACAATTTTCGTTAAATAAAAATGTTAATTTTTTCAATTTCTTTATTCCACCGTTTCTTGCAATTTGCTCTTTAATTCTATTCTCTTCATCTTTTATTTATTTTTATAGTCCTTTTGAAAATATAGAAAAAAAAGAACTAACAAATCCTGAATAA
- a CDS encoding DUF3038 domain-containing protein: MTDLIKGNQVSRQSIEKLDLLLLILETIDLNGIQSLYALSNRLDLNDVLPNKITIWKLRNNNPLRKSYVNNNIKINEFDALIKITVEMSKYLYPYIREILKSNEDIKEYSIIWNDFNKRFIELIKERFNVESMRVKKLLNQAENGEIIIKSLLILSFCISNQGYQKLKNYLYDF; encoded by the coding sequence ATTACAGATTTAATTAAAGGAAATCAGGTATCAAGACAATCTATAGAGAAGCTTGATTTATTATTATTAATCCTAGAAACTATTGATTTAAATGGTATTCAATCCCTTTACGCTTTATCAAATAGACTTGATTTAAATGATGTTCTACCAAATAAAATTACTATCTGGAAATTAAGGAATAATAATCCATTGAGAAAATCTTATGTTAACAACAATATTAAAATAAACGAATTCGATGCCTTAATCAAAATCACCGTTGAAATGTCCAAATATTTATATCCTTATATCAGAGAGATACTAAAATCTAATGAAGATATTAAAGAGTATTCAATTATTTGGAATGATTTTAATAAGAGATTTATTGAGTTGATTAAAGAGAGATTTAATGTAGAAAGTATGAGAGTGAAAAAGCTTTTAAATCAAGCTGAAAATGGTGAGATTATAATAAAATCTTTGCTTATTTTATCTTTTTGTATTTCTAATCAGGGTTATCAAAAGTTGAAGAATTATTTATACGATTTTTAA
- a CDS encoding DUF2949 domain-containing protein, giving the protein MKNYLYREMIIYLFNVLGLDESTIELGIKLSIKNNTPLPILLWSYGMLTIEELDKLYSFLFQKID; this is encoded by the coding sequence ATGAAAAATTATTTATATAGAGAAATGATAATTTATTTATTTAATGTATTAGGTTTAGATGAATCTACTATTGAACTTGGTATAAAATTATCTATAAAAAATAACACTCCATTACCAATATTATTATGGAGTTATGGAATGCTAACTATTGAAGAACTAGATAAGTTATATTCATTTTTATTTCAAAAAATTGATTAA
- a CDS encoding FAD-dependent monooxygenase — translation MKSKLNFKIVGSGPTGLLLSIALSKFDCNIFLSDLLTKDRLIDKDKTYAITHSTRKILSKFRLWEKLEPFLFGFDTLSISDSVTSAFTNLSTSDLDDDISSAENIGWVIKHSDLMNVFFQEIDNYENIFFITPQRLLRKKILFDYQFFSSGANSLDKKFIDFVDIKKSYGQSCLTFKVSLRGHCEKRAYEIFRKEGPLALLPLEKNLYQVIWTSSTSKTIERLNSDKNFLMDNLSTILPNEFKLDQIIGEFNIFPVSLSLNLPVLNFKKLVFLGDAFHTFHPVGGQGLNTCWRDVNTIYDLFNKNTAITKLQLILFKFKYFSSRILDIIVTIFITDSLISIFANRNFFLFPIRKFSFLLLNKFLFIRKLVLNQMTKSIIYSSIK, via the coding sequence ATGAAAAGTAAATTGAATTTTAAAATTGTTGGATCAGGTCCTACAGGTTTATTGCTTTCAATTGCACTTTCAAAATTTGATTGCAATATTTTTTTATCTGATTTATTAACAAAAGATAGATTAATTGATAAAGATAAAACTTATGCAATTACTCACTCAACAAGAAAAATCTTATCTAAATTCAGACTTTGGGAAAAATTAGAACCATTTTTGTTTGGCTTTGATACCCTTTCAATTTCAGATAGCGTAACTTCTGCTTTCACCAATTTATCAACTTCTGACTTAGATGATGATATAAGTTCTGCCGAAAATATAGGCTGGGTAATTAAACATTCGGATCTCATGAATGTTTTTTTTCAAGAGATTGACAATTATGAAAATATTTTTTTTATAACACCTCAGAGATTGTTACGTAAAAAAATATTATTTGACTATCAATTCTTTTCATCAGGAGCAAACTCACTTGATAAAAAATTCATAGATTTTGTTGATATAAAAAAATCCTATGGTCAGTCTTGTTTAACTTTTAAAGTTTCTCTAAGAGGTCATTGTGAAAAACGAGCTTATGAAATTTTTAGAAAAGAAGGCCCACTTGCATTATTACCTTTAGAAAAAAACTTATATCAAGTAATTTGGACTTCTAGTACATCAAAGACAATTGAAAGGTTGAATTCTGATAAGAATTTTTTAATGGATAATTTATCAACAATCTTGCCTAATGAATTTAAGTTGGACCAAATAATTGGCGAATTTAATATTTTTCCTGTTTCATTATCCTTAAATTTACCAGTTTTAAATTTTAAAAAATTAGTTTTTTTAGGAGATGCATTTCATACATTTCATCCTGTAGGTGGTCAGGGTCTAAATACTTGCTGGAGAGATGTTAATACTATTTATGATCTTTTTAATAAAAATACTGCTATTACTAAATTGCAATTGATATTATTTAAATTTAAGTATTTTTCAAGCAGAATTTTAGATATTATTGTCACTATTTTTATAACTGACTCGTTGATATCAATTTTTGCTAATCGAAACTTTTTTTTATTTCCAATAAGGAAATTTTCATTTTTACTTTTAAATAAATTTCTTTTTATAAGAAAATTAGTCCTTAATCAAATGACTAAATCTATCATTTACTCAAGTATTAAATAG
- the dapB gene encoding 4-hydroxy-tetrahydrodipicolinate reductase codes for MIENSKKTIPVLVSGALGRMGSEVVNTVLNSTDCELVAAIDINEKNNGSNISELLKVKNCDVFVSNDFEGTLCSVSQNYRNEKIKPVLVDFTHPDSVYENTRSAIAYGVSPVVGTTGLSPSEIEDLSVFAQKASVGCAIIPNFSVGMVLLQQAASVAARFYDNIELIEMHHNQKADSPSGTCIKTAEMIEEYPKKFNQNLVKESESLKGVRGGLRDSGINIHSVRLPGLLAHQLVIMGSPGETYTIKHDTIDRKAYMPGVLQAIKKVGNYETLVYGLEKLIF; via the coding sequence ATGATTGAAAATTCTAAAAAAACCATACCAGTACTAGTATCCGGAGCTTTAGGCAGAATGGGTAGCGAAGTTGTTAATACTGTATTAAATTCCACAGATTGTGAACTTGTTGCAGCAATCGACATTAACGAAAAAAACAATGGCTCAAATATTTCTGAATTATTGAAGGTAAAAAATTGTGATGTTTTTGTTTCAAATGATTTTGAAGGAACTTTATGTTCTGTTAGTCAAAATTATAGAAATGAAAAAATCAAACCTGTGCTGGTTGATTTTACTCATCCTGATTCTGTATATGAAAATACCAGATCAGCTATTGCATATGGTGTATCACCAGTAGTAGGAACTACAGGTCTAAGCCCTTCGGAAATAGAAGATTTGTCTGTTTTTGCTCAGAAAGCATCTGTTGGTTGTGCAATAATTCCCAATTTTTCAGTAGGTATGGTTCTTCTTCAGCAGGCGGCATCTGTAGCTGCAAGGTTTTACGATAATATTGAATTAATAGAGATGCATCATAATCAAAAAGCTGATTCTCCTAGTGGGACGTGTATAAAAACTGCAGAAATGATTGAAGAATATCCAAAGAAATTTAATCAGAATTTAGTAAAAGAGTCTGAGTCATTGAAAGGTGTACGCGGTGGGCTCAGAGATTCAGGAATTAATATACATTCTGTACGATTACCAGGATTACTCGCCCATCAGTTAGTAATTATGGGATCTCCAGGCGAAACTTACACAATTAAACATGACACTATTGATAGAAAGGCATATATGCCAGGAGTTTTACAGGCTATTAAAAAAGTTGGTAATTATGAAACTTTAGTTTACGGACTTGAAAAATTGATTTTTTAA
- a CDS encoding magnesium chelatase subunit H, giving the protein MFTQVRSANRRVSPVEDNKHKVVIKAVYVVLEPQYQNSLTEAAKSINKMNGPIGIDLSGYLIEELRNDSNFEDFKEDIANADIFVASLIFIEDLAQKVVDAVSPFKDKLKASIVFPSMPEVMRLNKLGSFSMAQLGQSKSIIGDLIKKKKESDGASFQDSMLKLLNTLPSILKYLPVEKAQDARTFILSFQYWLGGTTENLKNFLLMISEKYAVSEIIKDQIEEFKIQEPETFPDLGIWHPLAPCMFESLKEYQNWENNRKDINPKDDKTPTIGLVLQRSHIVTGDDAHYVAVIQELEYRGARVLPIFCGGLDFSKPVNEFYFDSINKDQPIVDGVVSLTGFALVGGPARQDHPKAIEALKRLNRPYMVALPLVFQTTQEWEDSDLGLHPVQVALQIAIPELDGAIEPIILSGRDDATGKAHTLQDRVDVIAERAIKWSTLRVKQRKDKKLAITVFSFPPDKGNVGTAAYLNVFGSIYRVLLEMKSKGYQIDELPSNSKELMEKVINNPEAMDGSPELNIAHKMSVKEYEEYTPYSQRLEENWGKPPGNLNSDGQNLLIYGKHFGNVFIGVQPTFGYEGDPMRLLYSRSASPHHGFAAYYTYVEKIWGADAVLHFGTHGSLEFMPGKQMGMSETCYPDSLIGSLPNLYYYAANNPSEATIAKRRGYASTISYLTPPAENAGLYKGLKELSELVGSYQQLRENSRGIQIVNAIVETSKQCNLDKDVALPSKDVEELSIDERDLFVGNVYKQLMEIESRLLPCGLHTIGEAPTAEEAVATLVNIASLEREQEGLRSLPGLLAESIGLTIEQIYDGNNKGELKFVELNEKIIKTARESIFAMVNSLKIVDGRVYLEKSLLSKLFDLLKVFGLNLPTPWLRVCRLNGFNEINQKELNKLFDYLLFCLEQVCADKEMDSLIKALDGNYVLPGPGGDPIRNPGVLPSGKNIHALDPQSIPTTAAVAAAKSVVDKLIERQKEEQGTWPETIACVLWGTDNIKTYGESLAQILWFVGVKPKPDSVGRINKLELIPLEELGRPRIDVVVNCSGVFRDLFINQMALIDQAVKLAAEADEPLESNFVRKHSLEQAEKEGTSIREASARVFSNASGSYSSNVNLAVENSTWEEENELQEMYLSRKTFAFNADNPGEMNQKREVFESVMKTADVTFQNLDSSEISLTDVSHYFDSDPTKLIKTLRDDGKEPSSYIADTTTSNAQVRTLGETIRLDSRTKLLNPKWYEGMLKSGYEGVRELSNRLNYTLGWSATSGQVDNFVYEETNETFINDEEMRKRLMDLNPNSFRRIVGTLLEVNGRGYWETSDENIEQLKELYQEVEDKIEGVKE; this is encoded by the coding sequence ATGTTTACGCAGGTCCGCTCAGCAAACCGCAGAGTATCTCCTGTTGAGGATAACAAACACAAAGTTGTAATAAAAGCAGTTTATGTTGTCCTTGAGCCACAATACCAAAATTCCTTAACGGAAGCTGCAAAGTCAATAAATAAGATGAATGGACCAATAGGTATAGACCTTAGCGGCTATCTTATCGAAGAACTTAGGAATGATAGTAATTTTGAAGATTTTAAAGAAGACATAGCTAATGCAGATATATTCGTTGCCTCTCTAATTTTCATTGAAGACCTTGCTCAAAAAGTGGTTGATGCAGTATCTCCATTTAAAGACAAACTTAAAGCGTCAATTGTTTTCCCCTCCATGCCAGAGGTAATGAGATTAAATAAACTAGGTTCATTTAGTATGGCTCAACTTGGCCAATCTAAAAGTATTATTGGAGATTTAATAAAAAAGAAAAAAGAATCTGATGGAGCAAGTTTCCAAGATTCAATGTTGAAGTTATTAAATACACTACCGTCAATACTTAAATATCTACCAGTAGAAAAAGCTCAAGATGCTAGAACATTTATTCTGAGTTTTCAGTACTGGTTAGGTGGTACAACTGAGAACTTAAAAAACTTCTTATTAATGATTTCTGAAAAGTACGCTGTTTCAGAGATCATAAAAGATCAAATAGAAGAATTCAAAATTCAAGAACCTGAAACATTCCCAGATTTAGGAATTTGGCATCCTCTTGCTCCTTGCATGTTTGAAAGTCTTAAAGAATATCAAAATTGGGAAAATAATAGGAAAGATATAAATCCTAAAGATGACAAAACTCCAACAATAGGCTTAGTGCTTCAAAGGAGTCATATCGTTACGGGAGATGATGCTCATTACGTGGCTGTTATTCAAGAATTGGAATACAGAGGTGCGAGAGTACTACCTATCTTCTGTGGAGGTCTAGATTTTTCTAAACCAGTTAATGAATTTTATTTTGATTCCATAAACAAGGATCAACCTATAGTAGATGGAGTTGTATCTCTAACGGGATTCGCACTAGTTGGTGGGCCAGCAAGACAAGATCATCCTAAAGCTATTGAAGCCCTAAAAAGGTTAAACAGACCATATATGGTTGCACTTCCATTAGTATTCCAAACCACACAAGAATGGGAAGATAGTGATCTAGGTTTACACCCTGTTCAGGTAGCACTTCAGATTGCAATTCCAGAACTTGATGGAGCTATTGAACCTATTATTCTCTCAGGTCGTGATGATGCCACAGGTAAGGCGCATACGCTCCAAGATCGAGTTGATGTAATAGCTGAAAGAGCAATAAAATGGTCAACTTTAAGAGTTAAACAAAGAAAGGATAAAAAATTAGCTATCACAGTATTTAGTTTTCCACCAGACAAAGGAAATGTTGGCACCGCTGCATACTTGAATGTTTTTGGTTCAATTTATAGAGTACTTCTTGAAATGAAATCGAAAGGATATCAAATTGATGAACTTCCAAGTAATTCAAAAGAATTAATGGAAAAAGTAATTAACAACCCTGAAGCTATGGATGGCTCTCCAGAGTTAAATATTGCTCATAAGATGTCAGTAAAAGAATACGAAGAGTACACACCATATTCACAAAGACTTGAAGAAAATTGGGGTAAACCTCCTGGGAACCTTAATAGTGACGGACAAAACCTACTTATCTATGGAAAACATTTTGGAAATGTTTTTATAGGAGTTCAACCTACATTCGGTTATGAAGGTGATCCCATGAGATTGCTCTATTCAAGAAGTGCTAGTCCTCATCATGGTTTTGCTGCTTATTATACGTATGTAGAAAAAATCTGGGGGGCAGATGCTGTTCTTCATTTTGGAACTCACGGCTCACTTGAATTTATGCCTGGGAAGCAGATGGGCATGAGTGAAACTTGCTATCCGGATTCTCTCATTGGATCATTGCCTAATTTGTATTACTATGCTGCAAATAATCCATCTGAAGCAACAATTGCGAAGAGAAGAGGATATGCTTCAACTATTAGTTATCTGACTCCTCCAGCGGAAAATGCAGGACTCTACAAAGGACTTAAAGAACTAAGTGAACTCGTTGGTTCTTATCAACAATTAAGAGAAAATAGCAGGGGTATTCAAATAGTTAATGCAATAGTTGAGACTTCTAAACAATGTAACCTTGACAAAGATGTAGCGCTGCCTTCAAAAGACGTAGAAGAACTTTCAATAGATGAAAGAGATTTATTTGTTGGTAATGTCTATAAACAGTTGATGGAAATTGAAAGTAGATTGTTACCTTGCGGTCTACATACTATTGGAGAAGCTCCAACAGCAGAAGAAGCTGTTGCAACACTAGTAAATATTGCATCTTTAGAGAGAGAACAAGAAGGATTAAGATCTCTTCCTGGATTACTCGCAGAATCTATCGGTCTAACTATTGAACAAATTTATGATGGCAATAATAAAGGTGAACTTAAATTTGTAGAGTTAAATGAAAAAATCATAAAGACAGCAAGAGAGTCGATTTTTGCGATGGTCAACTCTTTAAAAATTGTTGATGGCAGAGTTTACTTAGAAAAATCACTTCTTTCCAAACTTTTCGATTTACTAAAAGTTTTTGGTCTAAATCTACCTACCCCTTGGCTAAGAGTCTGTAGATTAAACGGATTTAATGAAATTAATCAGAAGGAATTAAATAAATTATTTGATTACTTACTTTTCTGTCTGGAACAGGTCTGCGCAGACAAAGAAATGGATAGCCTCATTAAAGCACTAGATGGAAATTATGTTTTACCTGGACCAGGTGGAGATCCTATAAGAAATCCAGGTGTTTTGCCCAGTGGTAAAAATATCCATGCACTAGATCCTCAATCAATTCCAACTACAGCAGCAGTAGCTGCAGCGAAGTCTGTTGTTGACAAATTAATCGAAAGACAAAAGGAAGAGCAAGGAACTTGGCCTGAAACAATAGCTTGTGTTTTATGGGGAACTGATAACATCAAAACTTACGGAGAATCACTGGCACAAATCTTATGGTTTGTTGGTGTAAAACCAAAACCAGATTCTGTTGGGAGAATTAACAAACTAGAATTAATTCCTTTAGAAGAATTAGGTAGGCCAAGAATAGATGTAGTAGTTAACTGTTCAGGAGTATTTAGAGATCTATTTATCAATCAAATGGCATTAATAGATCAGGCAGTCAAATTAGCTGCTGAGGCTGATGAACCTTTGGAATCTAATTTTGTAAGAAAACATTCACTAGAACAAGCAGAAAAAGAAGGCACCTCTATCCGAGAAGCTTCAGCGAGAGTATTTTCTAATGCAAGTGGAAGCTACAGTTCAAATGTTAATTTAGCCGTAGAAAATTCAACTTGGGAGGAAGAAAATGAATTACAAGAAATGTATTTATCACGCAAAACATTTGCCTTTAATGCTGATAATCCAGGTGAGATGAATCAAAAAAGAGAGGTTTTTGAGTCAGTAATGAAAACAGCAGATGTTACATTTCAAAACCTTGATTCCTCAGAGATTTCATTAACAGATGTAAGTCATTATTTTGATTCAGATCCAACAAAATTGATCAAGACACTGAGAGATGACGGGAAAGAACCAAGTAGCTATATAGCAGATACTACTACTTCTAATGCTCAAGTTAGAACACTTGGGGAAACCATAAGATTAGACTCAAGAACAAAACTTTTAAATCCTAAGTGGTATGAAGGTATGCTCAAATCTGGTTATGAAGGAGTTAGAGAACTTTCTAACAGACTTAATTACACTCTTGGTTGGAGTGCGACAAGTGGTCAAGTCGATAATTTTGTATATGAAGAAACTAATGAAACATTTATAAATGACGAAGAGATGAGGAAAAGATTAATGGATCTTAATCCTAATAGTTTCAGAAGAATAGTTGGAACATTACTAGAAGTTAATGGTAGAGGATATTGGGAAACTTCAGATGAAAATATAGAACAGTTGAAAGAACTATATCAAGAAGTAGAGGATAAAATCGAAGGAGTTAAAGAATAA
- the folP gene encoding dihydropteroate synthase, with protein sequence MQITNKKNPWPKSWGQKTSIMGVLNLTPDSFSDGGELNSSKKVLDQVDHFLHNGVDVIDLGAQSTRPGAEEVGSSIEIKRLIPYLKLIKSEYPDVLISIDTFNSEVAYEALLNGADWINDVTGGRRDMKILDVVSKFNCPFVITHSRGNSQNMNDLSNYENVLSDVQYSLDNLIKNALEKKISERNLIVDPGIGFSKNIIHNLEILRNLDIFKKWNLPILIGASRKRFIGEILNEKNPKERDIGTLAISCLCSQFKVDIVRVHNVKLNYQILKVADRIYRK encoded by the coding sequence TTGCAAATTACCAATAAGAAAAATCCGTGGCCAAAAAGCTGGGGACAAAAAACTTCAATTATGGGAGTTCTTAATTTAACTCCTGATTCATTTAGTGATGGTGGAGAATTAAACTCTTCAAAAAAAGTTTTGGATCAAGTTGATCATTTTTTGCATAATGGTGTGGATGTTATTGATCTTGGTGCTCAGAGCACAAGACCTGGTGCAGAAGAAGTTGGCTCTAGCATAGAAATAAAAAGATTGATACCATATCTGAAATTAATAAAATCTGAATATCCAGATGTTTTAATCTCTATTGATACTTTTAATTCTGAGGTAGCTTATGAAGCTCTTTTAAATGGAGCCGATTGGATAAATGATGTTACTGGAGGAAGAAGAGATATGAAGATTTTGGATGTTGTATCAAAATTCAATTGTCCATTCGTAATCACTCATAGTCGTGGAAATAGTCAAAATATGAATGATCTCTCTAATTACGAGAATGTATTGAGCGATGTTCAATACTCGCTTGATAATTTAATAAAAAATGCTTTAGAAAAAAAAATATCTGAAAGAAATTTAATAGTGGATCCAGGAATAGGATTTTCAAAGAACATTATTCATAACTTGGAAATCTTGAGAAACTTAGATATATTTAAAAAATGGAATTTGCCAATTCTGATTGGTGCATCAAGGAAAAGATTTATTGGAGAAATTTTGAATGAGAAAAATCCAAAAGAGAGAGATATTGGAACACTTGCAATAAGTTGTCTTTGTTCACAATTTAAAGTTGATATTGTGAGAGTTCACAACGTAAAACTTAATTATCAAATTCTGAAAGTAGCTGATAGAATTTACAGAAAATAA
- the tpiA gene encoding triose-phosphate isomerase, with the protein MRKSVIAGNWKMHMTCAEAKSFLEEFIPLIKNIKDDRKVVIAPPFTAISTFSDHSNFDYLDISSQNIHWEDQGAFTAEISPKMLLEHGVSYAIVGHSEPRKYFSESDEQINKRAVFAQSSGLTPIVCVGETLEQRERGEADRVITRQVEQGLENTDPSNLIVAYEPIWAIGTGKTCEAKDANKICSLIRKLIGFDDVIIQYGGSVKPNNIDEIMSMSDIDGVLVGGASLDPNSFARIANYQ; encoded by the coding sequence TTGAGAAAATCTGTTATTGCCGGAAATTGGAAAATGCACATGACTTGTGCTGAAGCTAAGTCCTTTTTAGAAGAGTTTATACCTTTAATAAAAAACATAAAAGACGATCGTAAAGTTGTTATTGCTCCACCTTTTACTGCTATTTCAACCTTTTCTGATCATTCTAATTTTGATTATTTAGATATTTCTAGTCAAAATATTCATTGGGAAGATCAAGGTGCATTTACTGCAGAAATATCTCCAAAAATGCTTCTTGAACATGGTGTTTCATATGCAATCGTTGGACACAGTGAACCAAGGAAATATTTTAGTGAAAGTGATGAACAAATTAATAAAAGAGCAGTTTTTGCTCAATCTAGTGGACTTACTCCAATAGTTTGTGTTGGAGAAACATTAGAACAAAGAGAGAGAGGAGAAGCTGATAGAGTTATTACTAGACAGGTTGAACAAGGATTAGAAAATACAGATCCATCTAATTTAATTGTTGCCTATGAACCAATATGGGCTATTGGCACTGGTAAAACATGTGAGGCTAAAGACGCTAATAAGATATGTTCTTTGATTCGGAAATTAATAGGTTTTGATGATGTAATTATTCAATATGGAGGATCTGTTAAACCTAATAATATTGATGAAATAATGTCAATGAGTGATATAGATGGAGTGTTAGTTGGAGGGGCTTCATTAGATCCGAATAGTTTCGCTAGAATTGCAAATTACCAATAA
- a CDS encoding RNA-binding S4 domain-containing protein — protein sequence MKLDQFLKWKNLVSSGGEAKIFIKSGSVKVNGVIETRRGRKLNKGDKVIFLKNELFFE from the coding sequence ATGAAATTGGATCAATTCTTAAAATGGAAAAATTTGGTATCATCTGGTGGCGAAGCGAAAATTTTTATTAAGTCCGGTTCTGTCAAAGTTAATGGAGTAATAGAGACTAGGAGAGGAAGGAAGTTAAACAAGGGAGATAAAGTAATATTTCTAAAAAATGAATTATTTTTCGAATAA
- a CDS encoding ABC transporter ATP-binding protein, protein MLIYVACWPLLAYLAGNLIPAIGSGDLSKVSNIILKSLFVFLVQKTAQFGQDVFIAKPSLEISEVMRGNLFSRIQKIEMNSFEKISAGDITYRLTEDADRVSEVIYKTVQDTIPCTLQLLAVIIYMFYLDWSLTLSTFVLAPLIILSVNSFGKRVLIASEKSQESTSNLAGLIGESINGISTIRAFAAENWIENRFAKRLSANKKAKYKTLKLLAFQHPVVGFVEAFGILAILGLGAARINLGLLTSEEFSSFFAAILMLIDPISHVSTNFNDYKQAEASIKRLKNINLEPFENDKENLKSISNIEGKIRFEKVNFAYKKDNQVLKNINLEIKKGKVTAFVGASGAGKSTMLALILKFITPSDGNIFIDDKNLKLLNTKDIRKNIALVQQQPFLFSGKIIDVIRMGRSFTKEEVIESARIANAHNFIQKLPEKYETKITERGSNFSGGQIQRIAIARAILGNPSILLLDEATSALDAESESDVQKGLNRAMKDRTVIVIAHRLATTQEANKIVVFDKGEIIEIGKHIDLIKKPGIYKELCEKQLIKNL, encoded by the coding sequence ATGCTTATTTACGTAGCTTGTTGGCCTTTATTAGCTTATTTAGCTGGAAACTTAATCCCTGCAATTGGGTCAGGTGATCTATCAAAAGTTTCTAACATAATATTAAAGTCTTTATTTGTATTTTTAGTTCAGAAAACTGCACAATTTGGACAAGATGTATTTATAGCAAAACCATCTTTAGAAATTAGTGAAGTAATGAGAGGAAATTTATTTAGCAGAATTCAAAAAATAGAGATGAATTCTTTTGAAAAGATTTCGGCCGGGGATATCACATATAGACTTACAGAAGATGCGGACAGGGTAAGCGAAGTTATTTATAAAACAGTTCAGGATACTATTCCATGCACTTTGCAGTTGTTAGCGGTAATAATTTATATGTTTTATTTAGACTGGTCACTAACATTATCAACTTTCGTTTTAGCACCATTAATTATTCTTTCAGTTAATAGTTTTGGAAAAAGAGTTTTAATAGCATCTGAAAAAAGTCAAGAATCAACAAGTAATTTAGCAGGCTTAATAGGTGAATCTATAAATGGAATTTCTACAATAAGAGCTTTTGCTGCAGAAAATTGGATTGAGAATAGATTTGCTAAAAGATTAAGTGCAAATAAAAAAGCAAAATATAAAACATTAAAATTACTTGCATTTCAGCATCCAGTTGTAGGATTTGTTGAAGCATTTGGAATATTGGCAATACTAGGTTTAGGAGCAGCAAGAATTAATCTAGGCCTTCTAACAAGCGAAGAATTTAGTAGTTTCTTTGCTGCAATTTTGATGCTTATTGATCCAATAAGCCATGTAAGTACAAATTTTAATGACTATAAACAGGCAGAAGCATCTATAAAAAGGTTAAAAAACATAAATCTAGAACCATTCGAAAATGATAAAGAAAACTTAAAGAGTATATCTAATATTGAAGGCAAAATTCGTTTCGAGAAAGTTAATTTTGCTTACAAAAAAGATAATCAAGTTCTTAAAAATATCAATTTAGAAATTAAAAAAGGGAAAGTAACAGCTTTCGTTGGAGCTTCTGGGGCGGGTAAAAGTACAATGTTAGCTTTGATATTAAAATTTATAACTCCAAGTGATGGAAACATTTTTATTGATGATAAAAATCTAAAATTATTAAATACAAAAGATATTAGAAAAAACATTGCATTAGTACAACAACAACCTTTTTTGTTTTCAGGAAAAATTATTGATGTTATAAGAATGGGAAGAAGTTTTACCAAAGAAGAAGTTATAGAATCAGCAAGAATAGCAAACGCTCACAACTTTATTCAAAAGCTTCCTGAGAAATATGAAACAAAGATAACTGAAAGAGGATCAAACTTCTCAGGTGGTCAGATTCAAAGGATAGCAATTGCGAGAGCAATACTTGGAAACCCATCAATTCTTCTTTTAGATGAGGCCACAAGTGCGTTAGATGCAGAATCAGAATCCGATGTCCAAAAAGGTCTTAATAGAGCTATGAAAGATAGAACAGTTATTGTAATTGCTCATAGATTAGCCACTACTCAAGAAGCAAATAAAATAGTTGTTTTCGATAAAGGCGAAATTATTGAAATTGGGAAACATATTGACTTAATCAAAAAACCAGGAATTTATAAAGAATTATGTGAAAAACAATTGATTAAAAATTTATAA